GCCGATTCTGCCCCGACCCCGGCGGAAAATGGGAGGCGGTGGCGCGGCCCCGGCCGTAGCGTGCGGGCCCATGACTGTCATCGTCCGTGACGTACGGCCCGAGGACGCCGAGGGCTTCGCCCGCGTCCGGCGCGCGGCCGTCCCGTTCATGCTGGCCACCGCCGAGCAGGTGGCGTTCGACTGGGCGCACGCCCATCCCGAGGCCCACTCCCGGCCGCTCGTCGCCGTGACGGAGGACGGGGAGGTGATCGGTACGGCCCAGGTGGGCCTCGCCCACGACGCCCCGAGACCCGGGGTCGGCTACCTCAACGTGTACGTGCACCCGGACCACCAGGGGCTCGGCGCGGGGACGCTGCTGGTGCGCACGGCCGAGGAGCACCTGGCCGAGCGGGGCGCGACGGTGCTGTACGGCTGGGCCATGGACGAGCCGTCGAACCGTGCCTACGCCGAGCGGCGCGGCTACACGGCGAGCCGTACCGCGCACTTCCTGCGGCTCGACCTGACGGCGGGGCTGCCGCCGCTCCAGGCGCCGCCGCCCGGTGTCGCGCTGCTGACCGCCGAGGAGTTCGCGGCCGACCCGCGGCCGCTCTTCGAGCTGGACGCGGTGACCACCGCCGACGAGCCGGGGGACGTGGGGGCGGAGCTGGACGACTACGCCCACTGGCTGGACACCACCTGGAACCATCCCCTGTTCGACCGGGCGCTGACGATGGTGGCGGTGGTGGACGGGGAGCCGGCGGCGTTCAGCGCGGCACGGACCGACGGCCTCGGCCGGTACGCGACGGGGATGACGGGGACGGCCCCGGCCTTCCGCGGCCGCGGGCTCGCCAAGCTCGCCAAGAACGCGTCGCTGCACCGGGCGCGGGCGGCCGGCTGCACGGAGGCGTTCACCGGGAACGACGCGGGGAACGGGCCGATGCTGGCGATCAACGAGTGGTTCGGGTACGCGATCGGGGCGACGGAGGTGCGGTATGTCCGGGCGCTCGGTTGAGGTGGCGCTGTGGAAGGCGGGGCGGCTGAAGATCCGCTATCCCGCCGAGGTGCTGGTGGAGACGGCGACGCGGCGCTCGGTGCGGGCGCCGTGGGCGGCGGAGGGGGTGCGGGACTTCGGCTTCGTGCGCTTCGAGCCGGGTGACGTCTTCGTCGAGCACTACTGGTCCGACCGCTGGTTCACCGTGAAGGAGGTGTGGTCGGCGGAGGGCGTGCTCAAGGGCTGGTACTGCGACATCACCCGGCCGGCCGAGTTCGGGGCGGCCGGGGTGACGGTCGAGGACCTGGACCTGGACCTGTGGGTGTCGGCGGACGGCAGCGAGGTGCTCCGGCTCGACGAGGACGAGTTCGCGGCGAGCGGTCTGGCCGTCTCCGATCCGGAGGCGGCCGAGCGGGCCGTGGCCGCCCTCGACGAGCTGGAACGACTGGGCCGCCGGGGCCTGGTGGCCCTTCTGGACGGCTAGGCCGTCTCTTCCGGATCATGCCGGGCTCGCGGCGTCTGGCACGCACGCTCGCGGCGTTGTCGTCGGTCGCCGACGCTCCGCGTCGACTCCCTCCTCCGCCTTGCGAGCGCACGCACCAGACGCCGCTCCCTGATCCGGCCTGATCCGAAAGAAACGGCCTAGTTCAGGGTGACGCCGGCGTCCTTCACGGCGAGGAAGCCGGGGGTGGGGAGGCCGAGGTCGCCCTGGGGGGTGAGCTGCATCAGGGTGGCCTCGACGCGGGCCTCGCCCGGCTGGTAGGCGGGGTCCTTCACCACCGCGCTGTTGGTCCAGGTGCGGAGCAGGCCGTCGCAGACGGCGCGGGTGCCGCCGATGCCGACGGAACGGTCCTGCTGGCGGAGGGTGGAGCTGACGAAGACCGGGCCGGCGCTGTCGTCGAGGCAGCGGTAGGTGCCGGAGAGGGTGACCGAGCCGTCGGCGCCGAGGAGTCCGGCCGAGTCGACCGTGAGGAAGTCCGCGTGGCGCGCGGCCGGGTCGGCCGTGCGGCCGTCCGCCCCTCCCGCGTGGGCGAGGGGGGCGGCGGCCGCGGCGAGGAGCGCGGTGGCGGCGAGGGCGAGTCGGACGCGCATGGGTGTCCCTTCGGGGGTGGGGGGAGACTTCGCCCGCCAGGGATACCGGATCCGGTCGCCCGTTGTCCGAAACTCACTCCTTCATCGGCGCGTTGAACGGGACGGCACCCCGATCGTCGTACCGTCGTACGCCTCCGGCCGGTCAGGCGGCGGTACGGCGGCGGGTCACCGCCTTCCGCAGCAGCGGCCACCCCAGCAGGAGCAGCACGACCGCGTAGACGGTCACCGAGAACGGGGTGTTCACCAGGCCGGTGACGGAGCCGTCGCTGATCTGGAGGGCGCGGCGGAGCTGCTGTTCGGCGGCCGGGCCGAGGATGACGCCGATGACCGCGGGCAGCACCGGCAGGCCGTAGCGGCGCATGCCGAGGCCGAGGAGGCCGACCACCAGGAGGACGACCAGGTCGAGGGCCTCGCCGCCGACCGCGTACGCGCCGACGGCGGCGAAGAACAGGATGCCGGCGTAGAGGTACGGGCGCGGGATGCGCAGCAGCTTCGCCCAGACGGGCGCGAGCGGCAGGTTGAGCGCGAGCAGCAGGACCATGCCCACGAAGAGCGAGGCGATCAGGCCCCACACCAGCTCGGGCTCCCGCTCGAAGAGCAGCGGGCCCGGCTGGATGCCGTACTGCTGGAAGGCGGCGAGCATCACCGCGGCGACCGCGGTCGTCGGCAGTCCGAGCGTCAGCATGGAGACGAGGGTGCCGGCGGCGGAGGCGGAGGCGGCCGACTCGGGTCCGGCGACGCCCTCGATGGCGCCCTTGCCGAACTGGTCCTTGTGCCGCGAGAGCCGCTTCTCCGTGACGTACGACAGGAAGGTCGGGATCTCGGCGCCGCCGGCCGGGATCGCGCCGAACGGGAAGCCGATGAACGGGCCGCGCAGCCACGGCTTCCAGGTGCGCCTCACGTCCTCCCGGCCCAGCCACGGGCGGCCCACCGGGACGGGCCGGCCGGCCGTGCGGCGCAGGTGGGCGGCGACCCACAGGGCCTCGCCGATGGCGAACAGGCCGACCGCGACGATGACGACGTCGATGCCGTCGGCGAGCTGGAGCGAGCCGAAGGTGAGCCGCTGCTGGCCGGTGAGCTGGTCGAGGCCGACCAGGCCGAGGGTGAGGCCGATGAGCAGGGAGGCGATCCCGCGGATCCGGGAGGAGCCGAGGACCGAGGTCACCGCGATGAAGGCGAGGACCATCAGGGCGAAGTAGTCGGGCGCGCCGATGCCGACGGCGAGGGCGGCGATCGCCGGGGCGAGCGCGACCAGCAGGATCGTGCCGATCATGCCGCCGGTGAAGTGGCCGATCGCGGCGGCGGCGAGCGCCTGCGCGCCACGCCCCGCCTTGGCCATCGGATGGCCTTCCATGGCGGCGACGACGGCCGCGCTCTCACCCGGGGTGTTCAGCAGGATCGAGGTGGTGGAGCCGCCGAACATGGCGCCGTAGTAGATGCCGGCGAACATGATGAACGCGCCGGTCGGTTCGAGGCCGTAGGTCACCGGGAGCAGCAGGGCGACGGCCATGGCGGGGCCGATGCCGGGCAGCACGCCGATCGCGGTGCCGAGGAGCACGCCGACGGCGGCCCACAGCAGGTTGACGGGGGTGAGGGCGGTCCCGAAGCCGTCCATCAGGGAGGTCAGGGATTCCATGGGTCAGAGCACTCCCATCAGCGGCCCGCCGGGCAGCGGGACGCCCAGCAGGCGGTCGAAGACGCCGTAGGTGAGGAGGGAGAGGACGGCCGCGATCAGCGGGTCCCGGGCGGGGTGGCGGCTGCCGAGGGCGTAGGCCGCGCCCCAGAAGAGGAGGGCGCCGGAGACCGGGAAGCCCAGCGGGCCGATGAGGACGGCGAAGCCGAGGAAGACGCCGGTGAGCAGCAGGACGGTGCGCCAGTCGGCGGGGGCGTCGAGGTCGATGTCCTCGCCGCCCTCGGCCTCGCCGCGGCCGCCGTGGAGCACGTCGAGGGCGAGCAGGACGGCGACGACGAGGAGGCCGCAGCCGACGACGAGGGGGACGGTGGCGGGGCCGACGGGACCGCGGGCGGTGACGTCGACGTCGAGGGTGAGGGCGTCGGTGAGGACGAGGACGCCGAGGAGGAGCAGGAGGGCGCTGACGCCGAGCTCGGAGCGGTCGCGCAGCCGGGAGGGCTTGGGGGTGGTCACAGTCCGAGCTCCTTCAGCACCGTGTCGACGCGGGTGTTCTGCGCGGTCAGGAAGGCGCCGAACTCCTCGCCGGGCAGGAAGGCGTCGGTCCAGCCGTGGGTCTTCAGGGACTCGCGCCACTGGGGCGAGTCGTGCAGCTTCGTGACGAGGGTGACGAGCCGGTCCCGCTCGGCGTCGGTGAGCCCGGGCGGGGCGACGATGCCGCGCCAGTTGGTGAACTCGGTGTCGAGGCCGGCCTCGCGGAGGGTGGGGGCGTCGAGGCCGGGGACCCGCTCGGCGCCGGTGACGGCGAGCAGCCGCAGTTCGCCGGCCTTGATCTGGTCGAGGTACTCGCCGACGCCGGAGACGCCGAAGGCGACCTTGGAGCCGAGGATGGAGGCGAGGAGTTCGCCGCCGCCGTCGAAGGGGATGTAGTTGACGTCCTTGGGCGGGATGCCGGCGGCCTGGGCCATCAGCATCGGCGCGAGGTGGTCGGGGCCGCCGGGCGAGGAGCCGCCGCCGACGGGCAGCTTCCCGGGGTCCTTCCGCCAGTCCGCGAGCAGCTCCTGGAGGGTGGTGTACGGGGAGTCCTTGGAGACCACGACGATGTCCTGCTCCTCGGTGAGCCGGGCGATCGGGGTGGTGTCGGCGAGGGTGCGGGGGGTCTTGTTGGTGTGGACGGCGCCGACGACGCCGAGCCCCATCGACATGGCGATGCGGCCGTCGCCGCGCTCGCCGACGAGCCGGGTGAGGCCGACGGTGCCGCCCGCGCCGGGCAGGTTGAAGACCTCGATGTCGCCGGTGAGGCCGGCTTCCTCGGCGTTCTTCGCCGCCGTGCGGGCGGTGATGTCGTAGCCGCCGCCGGGCGTGTTGGGGACCATGAACCGCAGGCCGGGTATGTCGGTGCCGGTGCCGGAGCCGCTGCCGGGGGTGAGCAGCGGTGGCCCCACGAGCACCAGCAGCGCCGCCCCGAGCAGGGCGAAGGGGGTGCGAAGACGCACGAGGCCGCCTCTCGGTGGTTGGGGGTGGGTTCCCGGGCGGGGCCCGGGACGGGTGAAGTGGCCCACATGTTGCCCGCGCGTGAGGAAGCTGTCGCGCTTCCGCAACCAACGGACGTTGTGGTCCTTGTGGTCGCGACCTACCGTGTCCGGCGTGACGAAGGTGCTGGTGGTCGACGACGACTTCATGGTGGCCAAGCTGCACAGCCGCTATGTGTCGGCCGTGCCGGGCTTCTCCGTCGTCGGTGTCGCGCACAGCGGCGCGGAGGCGCTGCGCGCCGCGCACCGGCTCCGTCCCGACCTGCTGCTGCTCGACATCTTCCTGCCGGACATGGACGGCATCGGGGTGCTGCGCGAGCTGCGGGGGGCCGGTCTGGCGGCGGACGCGCTCTTCATCACGGCGGCCCGGGACGCGGGCATGGTCCGGGCGGCGCTGCGGGCCGGCGCCCTGCACTACCTGATCAAGCCCTTCAACCAGGCGGCGCTGCACGAGCAGCTGCGGCACGTGGCCGCGCTGCGCAGCCGGCTGGACGGTCTGGACGAGGCGCGGCAGGAGGACGTGGACCAGATCTTCGGCACCCGTCCGCGCGGCTCCCGCGAGCTGCCCAAGGGGCTGGCGGCGCACACGGCGGAGCTGGTGGAGGGCATCCTGCGCGCCCATCCCGAGGGTCTGTCGGCGACGGAGTGCGCGGAGGCGGGCTCGCTCTCCCGGGTCAGCGCCCGGCGCTATCTGGAGCACTTCGCGGCCACGGGCCGCGCCGAGGTGACCCTCCGCTACGGGGGCACGGGCCGGCCGGAGCGGCGGTACCGGCCGGCGGGGTGAGCGGGACCTCACCGGGCCCTGGGCGGGGTTCCTGAGGTGGTTCTTTCGTACGCCTTAAAGCGGTCCTAAGAATCGCCGTTCCCCGCTGTTCCGGGGCGAGTCCGGCGGTTGCGGGGGCTAGCGTGCGGAGCACCCCCCACACCACCCTCGTCCCAGGAGTGTCCCCCCATGACGTCTCGTCGTACGGCCGCGGTCGCCGGCACCGTTCTGGTCCTCGCCGGGTTCTCCGGCGCGCCCGCCTTCGCGCACGGTTCGATGACGGACCCGGTGAGCCGGGTCGCGGCCTGTTACGCGGAGGGGCCCGAGTCGCCGGATTCGGCGGCGTGCCGGGCGGCGGTGGCGGCGAGCGGGCCGCAGGCGTTCTACGACTGGAACGCGGTGAACATCGCGGACGCGGCCGGCCGGCACCGGGAGCTGATCCCGGACGGGAAGCTGTGCAGCGCGGGCAACGACAAGTACCGGGGCCTGGACCTGGCCCGGGCGGACTGGCCGGCCTCGCCGCTGGCACCCGGGAAGCACACCTTCCGCTACAAGGGGACGGCGCCGCACAAGGGCACGTTCGCGCTGTACGTGACGAAGGACGGCTACGACCCGTCCGCGCCGCTGACGTGGTCGGACCTGGAGGAGCGGCCGTTCCTGACGGTGACCGACCCGGGGATGTCGGGCGGCGACTACGTCTTCGAGGGGACGGTGCCGGAGAAGTCGGGCCGCCACCTGATCTACTCGATCTGGCAGCGGTCCGACTCCCCCGAGGCGTTCTACACCTGCTCCGACGTGGTCTTCGGCGGGGAGGGCGGGACGGGCGGCGGTGCCGCGCCGTCCGCGTCCGCGCCGACGGACACGCAGGTCGAGGAGGGCGCGGAGGAGTCCTCGGTCGAGCACGGCGGGCACGGGGACCACGACGCGTCGACCGGCGCGGGGGCCACCGCGGCGGCGCCCGAGCCGACCGCGGAGACGGCCCCGTCCGCCGAGCCGGCCACGGCGGCGGCGGAGCCCGCCGCCGCGACGCCGTCGGTGACCGCGTCCGCCGCCCCGGTCCCGGCCCCCGCCCCCGCCGGGGGGTCGGTGGAGCTGGCCGAGACCGGCGGGTCCTCCGTCACCCCGTACCTCGCGCTCGGCGGTGCCGGTGTGCTGGCGGCCGGCGCGGCGGTGCTGTTCCGCGTGACCCGGCGGCGTACCCGCTAGGGAGGATCGGGTCAGCCGATCACCGACAGGCAGGTGGTCGGGGTGGCGTGGGCCGGGTCGAGGGCGTTGGCCACCTCGTGGAAGGCGATCCGGTCCACCGTGCCGACGGTCACGTGCTCGGAGAGGTCGAGGGCGCACTTGTCCTGGAGGAGGACGTTGGTGACGTTCGGCCCCGAGAGGAACTGCGAGCGGTACGGGGTGACGACCTCGTCGTACTGGGTCGCGATGACGTGGTAGCGGACGCCGGGCACGGTGTCGCCGCCCTCGTTGAGCCGGGTGAGGAAGGCCGAGCCGGCGATCTGGTCGGTGAGGCCCGGGGTGTTCGCCGTGATGAGGTCCTCGGCGCCGGGGAAGTACGGCAGGAGCCTGGTGAGGCCGAGCAGGGTGGTGCCGTGGTTGTCGGGGGCGATGCCGACGAGCGCGTTCACCTTCTCGGCCCCGCCGAGGAACTTGAGGTACCAGCGGGGCATCATGCCGCCCTGCGAGTGGCCGACGAGGTCGGCCTCGGGGGCGCCGGTGGCGGCGAGGACCCGGTCGACGAAGGCGTCGAGCTGCCCGGCGGACCGCTCGATGGGGCCGAGGCCGTGGAAGAAGGGCACGTTCGGCAGCTGCCCGTAGTCGAGCGAGTAGACGCAGTAGCCCCGGTTGACCAGGTAGGGGGCGAGGGCCAGCCAGTTGTCGATCGAGTTGCCGAGGGTTCCGTGGACGAGGACGACCGGGCGCGGGTGGGCGGCGGAGGGCTTGCAGTTCCAGTCGTTCCAGCCGCGGCTGGGCTCGGCGGCCTGGGCGGCGGCGGTGGGGGCGAGCACGGCGGCGACCGTCAGGAGCAGGACGGACAGCGCTCTGGTGAGGTGTTTCCAGGGCAGCATCGGGCGATCTCCTTGCGGCTCAAGGGAGGTGGGGGTGGGGGTGCCCTGCGGTCCGGACCACAAGTGGGGATGCTCTTCAGCCAAGTTACGCACGGGTGTTACCCGCTGGGAAGTTACGCGTCGGTAAAAACTGGCGTGTCGTCAGCGGCCTTCCGCACGAGGGGCGTTCAGGCCGCCAGGGAGCCCGGCAGGATCGCCCGCGGCCCGAACTTCGCGCGCGCCCGGTCGGCCACCGCCTCGATCCGCCGGGCCTTCTCGTCCGCCGGGTCGAAGGTGAGCTGGTGCGCGGCCCGTTCGGCGGGTCCCAGGCCCTCGGCGCGCAGCGCGAGGCCCCGCACCCGGGCCCGCTGGAGGCCGAGGGAGTCGTGGAGCGCGTACGCGAGGGCGGTGAGCGCCGTGCCGTGGGCGGTCGGTTCGGGCAGGGTGCGGCTCCGGCTGGTGGTGCTCCGGTCGGCGTACCGCACGGTGAGCGCGAGGGACCGGCAGACCTGGGAGCCGGTCCGCAGCCGGGTGCCCAGTTCGGTGGCGAGCGAGAGCAGGGCGCGGCGCTGTGCGGCGCGGTCGAGTTCGTCGTACGGGAAGGAGCGCTCGGCGGCCAGCGACCGGGCGGCGGCGTTCGGGACGACGGGGGTGCGGTCGATGCCCTGGGCCCGTTCCCACAGGTCGCGGCCGGCCTTGGCGCCGACGAGCCGCTGGAGCACGGCGAGCGGGGCGTCGGCGACCCGGCCCACGGAGTCGAGCCCGTAGCCGCAGAGGGTGCGGGCGGTGGTGCGGCCGACGCCGTCGAGCGCGACGACGGGGCGGTCGCGCAGGAAGGCCGCCGGGTCGTCGACGGTCAGGGTGAGGCCGGGGCGGGCCTCGCGGGCGGCCATCCGGGCCAGCATCGGGTTGGGCCCGGCGCCGATGACGCAGTCGGCGCCGTACAGGGCGAGGGCCCGGACGCGGATCACGGCGGCGAGTTCGGCGGGGGTGCGGCCGAAGTAGCGCAGCGCGCCGCGCACGTCGGCGAGCGCCTCGTGCGGCGGGGCGGCCTCCACGACGGGGGTGAACTCGCCGAGCAGGTCGACCAGTCGGGGGAAGAGCGGTTCCGGCGTCTCCGGGCGGAACCGTACGCAGAGGATCATCCGGCGCTCCCCGGGCTGCTGTGCCAGAGCTTCCGCGCCGGGGTGGCGGCGCCCTCCCCGGCGGGCTTGAGGTCGGCCCAGGGGTTCATCTCGTAGCCGGTCCCCATCCGGATGCGGCGGCCGCTGTCGGTGCTCTCCGCGGGGACGGCCGCGTCCTCCGCGAGCCGCTCCCCCACCGCGTCCAGGCCGCCGGCGGCCCGCAGTTCGGCGAGGTCGGCGAGGTTCCAGGCGGCGGAGCCGACGACGCTGACGCTGCGCGGGCCGCGCCGCTGCACCACGCCCCTGACCAGGAGCAGCCAGGAGTGGAAGACGGTGTGGGCGCAGCGCTCGTGGGCGTCGTCGAAGAAGGCGAGGTCGACCAGGCCGGTGCCGTCGTCGAGGGTGGTGAAGATGACGCGCTTCCCGGAGCGGATCGGCGGGGTCTGGGTGGCGGCCTTGGCGCCCGCGACCAGGACGGTCTGGCCGTGGACGGCGGAGCGCAGCCGCTCGGCGGAGACGGCGCCGAGTTCGCGGAGGAAGGCGTGGTGGTCGCCCATGAGGTGGCGGGAGGCGTCCATGCCGAGGACGCCGAGTTCGGCGCTGAGGCGCTCCGACTCGTCGAGGTCCGGCAGGCCGATGGGCGCGGTCTTGCGGCCCTGGGCGAGCGGGAGCTGTCCGCCGTAGGAGGCGGCGCCGCGCTGGGTGCGGTGGAGTTCGGTGAGGTGCAGGAGGAGGTCGCGGCGGTTGGCGCCGAAGGCGTCGAGGGCGCCGACCTGGGCGAGGCGTTCGGCGACGGGTTTGCCGGGGCGGGCCCGTTCCCAGAAGTCGAGGAGGGAGGCGTAGGGCTGCCCGGCCTCGATGCGGGCGGACTCGGCCTCGCTGATGCCGTGGACGTCGGTGAGGCCGAGGCGGAGCCCCCACACCGGAGGCTCATCGGACACCAGTTCGATACGGTGGGCGACCGCCGACCGGTTCACGTCCAGCGGCAGCACCGGCACCCCGCGCCGCCGGGCGTCGGCGAGCAGCAGCCGCTTGGGGTACATGCCGGGGTCGTGGGTGAGCAGCCCGGCGTAGAAGGCGGCCGGGTGGTGGGCCTTGAGCCAGGCCGACTGGTAGGTGGGCACGGCGAAGGCCACCGCGTGCGCCTTGCAGAAGCCGTACGAGCCGAACGCCTCGACGATCTCCCAGGTGCGGGCGACGACCTCGTCGGCGTACCCCCGGCGCCTGGCCAGCTCGGCGAACCACGCCCTGATCCGGCCCTGCGACTCGGGGTGCGAGAGCCCGCGCCGCACCTGGTCGGCCTCGGCCCGGTCGCAGCCGGTCATGATCCGGACGATCTCGATGATCTGCTCGTGGAAGACGACCACGCCGTACGTCTCCTTCAGGGACTCCTCCAGGTCGGGGTGGGGGTAGTGGACGGGGGCGCGGCCGTGCCGGGCCTCGATGAAGGGGCGGACCATGTCGGCGGCGACCGGGCCCGGGCGGAAGAGCGAGATGTCGACGACGAGGTCGTGGAAGGTCGCGGGCTGGAGCCGGCCGACCAGGTCGCGCTGACCCGGGGACTCGATCTGGAAGCAGCCGAGGGTCTCGGTGGAGCGGATCAGCGCGTACGTGTCGGGGTCGCCCTCCGGGACCGCGTCGATGTCGGGCCGGGTGCCGGTGGCCCGTTCGACCTCCGCGACGGCGTGGGCCATCGCGGACTGCATCCGCACGCCGAGCACGTCGAGCTTGAGCAGTCCGAGCTCCTCCACGTCGTCCTTGTCGAACTGGGACATGGGGAAGCCCTCGCCGCTGGTGGGCATCACGGGGGTGCGGGTGAGCAGCGAGGCGTCCGAGAGGAGCACGCCGCAGGGGTGCATGGCGATGCCGCGCGGGAGCGCGTCGAGCGCTTCGACCAGTTCCCAGAGGCGGCCGAACCTCTCGCGTTCGCCGGCGAGTTCGCGCAGTTCGGGGAGTTCGTCGAGGGCAGCGAGGGCGTCCCGGGCGCGGATGTGCGGGAACGCCTTGGCGATCCGGTCGGTCTCGGCCGGGTCCAGGGAGAGGGCGGCGCCGACGTCCCGGACGGCGTGGCGGACCCGGTAGGTCTCGGGCATGGAGACGGTGGCGACCCGTTCGGCGCCGAAGCGGCCGATGATCGCCCGGTAGACCTCCAGGCGGCGGGCGGACTCGACGTCGATGTCGATGTCGGGCAGGGCGGTGCGGCGCTTGGAGAGGAAGCGCTCCATGAGCAGGCCGTGCTCGACGGGGTCGGCGTGGGCGATGCCGAGGAGGTGGTTGACGAGGGAGCCGGCGCCGGAGCCGCGGGCGGCCACCCGGATCCCCATCCCCTTCACGTCGTCGACGACCTGGGCGACCGTCAGGAAGTAGGTGGCGAAGCCGTGGTGGGCGATGATGTCGAGCTCGCGGTGCATCCGGTCCCAGTAGGCGCCCCGCCGCTCGTACCCCTTGAGGACCATGCCGGCGGCGGCCCGGGAGGCGAGGACGCGCTGGGCGGTGCGGTGCGCGGCGCCGACGAGGCGCGGCTCGGGGAAGTGGGCGGAGCCGATGCCGAGGTCGTCCTCGGGGTCGACCAGGCACGCGGCGGCGGTCTCGGCGGTCCGGTCGAGCAGCCGGCGGGCGGCGTCGGGGCGGAAGCCGGCGGCCTCGACGATCCGCTCGGCGGCGGCGGTCATCGCGGCGGCGTCCTTGAGCCATGCCTCGCCGCTGTCGAGGCCCTTGCGGGGGTCGATCGGGACGAGCCGGCGGGCGGCGTCGAGGACGTCGGCGACCGGGCCCTGGCCGGGGTCGGCGTAGCGGACGGCGTTGGTGAGGACGGGCGGCACGCCCTGTTCGGCGGCGAAGCCGACGGTCCGGGCGGCGAGCCGCAGGGAGCCGGGGCCGGTGCCGGGGCGCCCGTGG
The Streptomyces roseofulvus genome window above contains:
- a CDS encoding GNAT family N-acetyltransferase — its product is MTVIVRDVRPEDAEGFARVRRAAVPFMLATAEQVAFDWAHAHPEAHSRPLVAVTEDGEVIGTAQVGLAHDAPRPGVGYLNVYVHPDHQGLGAGTLLVRTAEEHLAERGATVLYGWAMDEPSNRAYAERRGYTASRTAHFLRLDLTAGLPPLQAPPPGVALLTAEEFAADPRPLFELDAVTTADEPGDVGAELDDYAHWLDTTWNHPLFDRALTMVAVVDGEPAAFSAARTDGLGRYATGMTGTAPAFRGRGLAKLAKNASLHRARAAGCTEAFTGNDAGNGPMLAINEWFGYAIGATEVRYVRALG
- a CDS encoding DUF6299 family protein; amino-acid sequence: MRVRLALAATALLAAAAAPLAHAGGADGRTADPAARHADFLTVDSAGLLGADGSVTLSGTYRCLDDSAGPVFVSSTLRQQDRSVGIGGTRAVCDGLLRTWTNSAVVKDPAYQPGEARVEATLMQLTPQGDLGLPTPGFLAVKDAGVTLN
- a CDS encoding lytic polysaccharide monooxygenase — its product is MTSRRTAAVAGTVLVLAGFSGAPAFAHGSMTDPVSRVAACYAEGPESPDSAACRAAVAASGPQAFYDWNAVNIADAAGRHRELIPDGKLCSAGNDKYRGLDLARADWPASPLAPGKHTFRYKGTAPHKGTFALYVTKDGYDPSAPLTWSDLEERPFLTVTDPGMSGGDYVFEGTVPEKSGRHLIYSIWQRSDSPEAFYTCSDVVFGGEGGTGGGAAPSASAPTDTQVEEGAEESSVEHGGHGDHDASTGAGATAAAPEPTAETAPSAEPATAAAEPAAATPSVTASAAPVPAPAPAGGSVELAETGGSSVTPYLALGGAGVLAAGAAVLFRVTRRRTR
- a CDS encoding tripartite tricarboxylate transporter substrate binding protein, giving the protein MRLRTPFALLGAALLVLVGPPLLTPGSGSGTGTDIPGLRFMVPNTPGGGYDITARTAAKNAEEAGLTGDIEVFNLPGAGGTVGLTRLVGERGDGRIAMSMGLGVVGAVHTNKTPRTLADTTPIARLTEEQDIVVVSKDSPYTTLQELLADWRKDPGKLPVGGGSSPGGPDHLAPMLMAQAAGIPPKDVNYIPFDGGGELLASILGSKVAFGVSGVGEYLDQIKAGELRLLAVTGAERVPGLDAPTLREAGLDTEFTNWRGIVAPPGLTDAERDRLVTLVTKLHDSPQWRESLKTHGWTDAFLPGEEFGAFLTAQNTRVDTVLKELGL
- a CDS encoding DNA polymerase Y family protein — translated: MILCVRFRPETPEPLFPRLVDLLGEFTPVVEAAPPHEALADVRGALRYFGRTPAELAAVIRVRALALYGADCVIGAGPNPMLARMAAREARPGLTLTVDDPAAFLRDRPVVALDGVGRTTARTLCGYGLDSVGRVADAPLAVLQRLVGAKAGRDLWERAQGIDRTPVVPNAAARSLAAERSFPYDELDRAAQRRALLSLATELGTRLRTGSQVCRSLALTVRYADRSTTSRSRTLPEPTAHGTALTALAYALHDSLGLQRARVRGLALRAEGLGPAERAAHQLTFDPADEKARRIEAVADRARAKFGPRAILPGSLAA
- a CDS encoding DUF402 domain-containing protein — translated: MSGRSVEVALWKAGRLKIRYPAEVLVETATRRSVRAPWAAEGVRDFGFVRFEPGDVFVEHYWSDRWFTVKEVWSAEGVLKGWYCDITRPAEFGAAGVTVEDLDLDLWVSADGSEVLRLDEDEFAASGLAVSDPEAAERAVAALDELERLGRRGLVALLDG
- a CDS encoding esterase/lipase family protein, which encodes MLPWKHLTRALSVLLLTVAAVLAPTAAAQAAEPSRGWNDWNCKPSAAHPRPVVLVHGTLGNSIDNWLALAPYLVNRGYCVYSLDYGQLPNVPFFHGLGPIERSAGQLDAFVDRVLAATGAPEADLVGHSQGGMMPRWYLKFLGGAEKVNALVGIAPDNHGTTLLGLTRLLPYFPGAEDLITANTPGLTDQIAGSAFLTRLNEGGDTVPGVRYHVIATQYDEVVTPYRSQFLSGPNVTNVLLQDKCALDLSEHVTVGTVDRIAFHEVANALDPAHATPTTCLSVIG
- a CDS encoding tripartite tricarboxylate transporter TctB family protein; protein product: MTTPKPSRLRDRSELGVSALLLLLGVLVLTDALTLDVDVTARGPVGPATVPLVVGCGLLVVAVLLALDVLHGGRGEAEGGEDIDLDAPADWRTVLLLTGVFLGFAVLIGPLGFPVSGALLFWGAAYALGSRHPARDPLIAAVLSLLTYGVFDRLLGVPLPGGPLMGVL
- a CDS encoding response regulator, with the translated sequence MTKVLVVDDDFMVAKLHSRYVSAVPGFSVVGVAHSGAEALRAAHRLRPDLLLLDIFLPDMDGIGVLRELRGAGLAADALFITAARDAGMVRAALRAGALHYLIKPFNQAALHEQLRHVAALRSRLDGLDEARQEDVDQIFGTRPRGSRELPKGLAAHTAELVEGILRAHPEGLSATECAEAGSLSRVSARRYLEHFAATGRAEVTLRYGGTGRPERRYRPAG
- a CDS encoding tripartite tricarboxylate transporter permease; the protein is MESLTSLMDGFGTALTPVNLLWAAVGVLLGTAIGVLPGIGPAMAVALLLPVTYGLEPTGAFIMFAGIYYGAMFGGSTTSILLNTPGESAAVVAAMEGHPMAKAGRGAQALAAAAIGHFTGGMIGTILLVALAPAIAALAVGIGAPDYFALMVLAFIAVTSVLGSSRIRGIASLLIGLTLGLVGLDQLTGQQRLTFGSLQLADGIDVVIVAVGLFAIGEALWVAAHLRRTAGRPVPVGRPWLGREDVRRTWKPWLRGPFIGFPFGAIPAGGAEIPTFLSYVTEKRLSRHKDQFGKGAIEGVAGPESAASASAAGTLVSMLTLGLPTTAVAAVMLAAFQQYGIQPGPLLFEREPELVWGLIASLFVGMVLLLALNLPLAPVWAKLLRIPRPYLYAGILFFAAVGAYAVGGEALDLVVLLVVGLLGLGMRRYGLPVLPAVIGVILGPAAEQQLRRALQISDGSVTGLVNTPFSVTVYAVVLLLLGWPLLRKAVTRRRTAA